Proteins from a genomic interval of Pseudomonas versuta:
- a CDS encoding mannose-1-phosphate guanylyltransferase/mannose-6-phosphate isomerase, with amino-acid sequence MSTLIPCIIAGGAGTRLWPVSRESMPKPFMCLPDGESLLQKTFQRAVGLANVNRLLTVTSREVFFRTLDDYRPLNDGGVALDFILEPTGRNTAPAIAAAALHVARRYGEDAQLLVLPADHLITDMTAFAAAVDSARRLADQGWLVTFGIRPTRAETGFGYIEKGPELNSDGFQVAQFVEKPDAITAQHYLDAGRHLWNSGMFCMRVDSILRELKEHAPRVLEAVSHCLEHSQVFQGKQELHLELDSRTFTLAPDISIDYGLMEHCKKVAVVPCQLGWSDIGSWQAVRELSPADANGNQCNGENVLHDVHNCYINAPKRLVGGVGLNDLIIIDTPDALLVADAKRSQDVKYIAQALKLKGHDAYRLHRTVTRPWGTYTVLEEGPGLKIKRIVVKPQGALSLQMHRQRSEHWIVVSGIAQVTNGDRQFELNTNESTFIKPGRAHRLVNPGSVDLVMIEVQSGEYVGEDDIVRLSDIYGRVPVGR; translated from the coding sequence ATGAGCACACTCATTCCCTGCATCATCGCCGGAGGCGCTGGCACCCGGCTTTGGCCAGTGTCACGTGAGTCCATGCCCAAGCCCTTCATGTGCCTGCCCGACGGCGAGAGCCTGCTGCAAAAAACCTTCCAGCGTGCAGTCGGCCTGGCAAACGTAAACCGCTTGCTGACGGTGACCAGTCGCGAGGTATTTTTCCGCACCCTTGATGACTATCGCCCGCTCAACGATGGCGGCGTAGCGCTGGACTTCATCCTTGAACCGACAGGACGCAACACCGCCCCTGCCATTGCCGCCGCCGCATTGCACGTGGCCCGACGCTACGGTGAGGATGCGCAACTGCTGGTGCTGCCGGCCGACCACCTGATCACCGACATGACGGCCTTTGCCGCTGCCGTCGACAGCGCACGGCGATTGGCCGACCAGGGCTGGCTGGTGACGTTCGGCATCCGGCCGACCAGGGCTGAAACCGGCTTTGGCTACATAGAGAAAGGCCCGGAACTGAACAGCGACGGGTTCCAGGTAGCGCAATTTGTTGAGAAGCCCGATGCCATAACGGCCCAGCACTATCTGGACGCTGGCCGGCACCTGTGGAACAGCGGCATGTTTTGCATGCGGGTCGACAGCATCCTGCGTGAACTCAAAGAGCACGCACCACGGGTACTGGAGGCCGTTTCTCACTGCCTTGAACACAGCCAGGTGTTTCAGGGTAAACAGGAACTGCACCTTGAGCTGGACAGCCGGACCTTCACTCTGGCGCCCGATATTTCCATCGACTACGGGCTGATGGAGCATTGCAAGAAAGTGGCCGTGGTTCCCTGTCAATTGGGCTGGAGCGATATCGGCTCATGGCAGGCGGTGCGCGAGCTGAGCCCGGCAGATGCCAACGGCAACCAGTGCAATGGTGAAAACGTGCTGCACGATGTACATAACTGCTACATCAACGCCCCCAAACGTCTGGTCGGCGGGGTCGGGCTCAATGACCTGATCATCATTGACACCCCCGATGCGCTGCTGGTCGCCGATGCCAAGCGTAGCCAGGATGTTAAATACATCGCCCAGGCGCTCAAGCTGAAGGGCCACGACGCCTATCGCCTGCACCGTACAGTCACAAGGCCGTGGGGCACTTATACGGTGCTCGAAGAAGGGCCGGGGCTCAAAATCAAACGTATCGTGGTCAAGCCCCAAGGCGCGCTGTCCTTGCAAATGCACCGCCAGCGCAGCGAGCACTGGATTGTGGTGAGCGGCATCGCGCAGGTGACCAATGGCGACCGCCAGTTTGAGCTCAACACTAACGAATCGACCTTTATCAAACCTGGCAGGGCTCACCGCCTGGTCAATCCGGGGTCGGTTGACCTGGTAATGATCGAGGTGCAAAGCGGCGAGTATGTGGGGGAAGACGACATCGTGCGCTTGAGCGATATTTATGGCCGAGTACCTGTGGGGCGGTAG
- the glp gene encoding gephyrin-like molybdotransferase Glp, with protein sequence MKPVDKPGRTGELMPVEIALARLLALAEAAPIRDTESLPLAACEGRVLAQDLISTLDLPPWPNSAMDGYALNLADWSGMPLPVSQRIFAGQAPEPLAAGTCARIFTGAPVPAGADCVEMQENAQVQADGRVVFTEALHAGQNIRPQGQETTVGETVLAAGTRLGPIEQGLAASLGCAALPVIRRVRVAVLSTGDELIEPGQALGPGQIYNSNRVLLCSWLTRLGCEVVDAGILPDDLPATRQRLAQLGAVDLILSTGGVSVGEADFLGIALREEGELALWKLAIKPGKPLTCGHFRGVPVIGLPGNPASTLVTFALLARPYILRRQGVQAVEPLKFQVPAGFVWPKPGNRREYLRGRLEQGRAVIYKNQSSGVLRSAAWAEGLVEVLEGRTLVEGDLAGFIPLSEVLG encoded by the coding sequence GTGAAACCCGTGGATAAGCCGGGCCGCACCGGCGAGTTGATGCCCGTCGAGATCGCCCTGGCGCGATTGCTGGCGTTGGCCGAAGCAGCTCCGATTCGCGACACTGAATCGCTGCCGTTGGCGGCCTGCGAAGGCCGGGTGCTGGCCCAGGACCTGATATCGACGCTCGATCTGCCGCCATGGCCCAACAGCGCCATGGACGGTTACGCGCTGAACCTGGCCGACTGGTCCGGGATGCCGCTGCCGGTCAGCCAGCGCATTTTTGCCGGTCAGGCCCCCGAACCTTTGGCGGCGGGTACCTGTGCGCGAATCTTCACCGGCGCCCCCGTACCCGCAGGCGCCGATTGCGTCGAAATGCAGGAAAACGCTCAGGTGCAGGCTGATGGCCGGGTAGTTTTCACTGAAGCTCTGCATGCGGGGCAGAATATCCGTCCTCAAGGGCAGGAAACCACCGTTGGTGAGACCGTGCTTGCTGCGGGCACCCGTTTGGGCCCGATCGAACAGGGGCTGGCGGCGTCTTTAGGCTGCGCCGCGTTGCCCGTGATCAGGCGGGTCAGGGTTGCGGTGTTATCCACCGGCGATGAACTGATCGAGCCGGGCCAGGCATTGGGGCCGGGGCAAATCTACAACAGCAACCGTGTATTGCTGTGCAGCTGGCTGACACGCCTGGGGTGTGAGGTGGTCGATGCGGGGATCTTGCCCGATGACTTGCCGGCAACCCGTCAGCGCCTGGCACAGCTGGGCGCGGTGGACCTGATTCTGTCCACCGGTGGCGTCTCTGTTGGCGAGGCTGACTTCCTGGGTATTGCGTTGCGCGAAGAGGGTGAACTGGCCTTGTGGAAGCTGGCAATCAAGCCGGGGAAGCCTCTGACCTGCGGGCATTTTCGGGGTGTACCGGTGATTGGCCTGCCGGGCAATCCGGCGTCGACCCTGGTGACCTTTGCACTGCTGGCCCGGCCTTACATATTGCGCCGCCAGGGCGTGCAAGCCGTCGAGCCGTTAAAGTTTCAGGTGCCGGCCGGGTTCGTCTGGCCCAAGCCGGGTAATCGCCGCGAGTACCTGCGTGGCCGGTTGGAGCAGGGGCGGGCAGTGATCTACAAAAACCAGAGCTCGGGGGTGTTGCGCAGTGCTGCATGGGCCGAAGGGCTGGTGGAAGTGCTCGAAGGGCGGACCCTGGTTGAAGGTGACCTGGCAGGCTTTATCCCGTTAAGCGAAGTGCTGGGTTAA
- a CDS encoding YgdI/YgdR family lipoprotein, which translates to MTHRTLAALMLAAGMAALAGCASPTVITLNDGREIQAIDTPKYDEDSGFYQFKQLDGKETRINKDQIRTVKEL; encoded by the coding sequence ATGACTCATCGGACTCTCGCCGCTCTTATGCTCGCTGCTGGCATGGCCGCCCTTGCTGGCTGCGCTTCGCCAACAGTGATCACACTCAATGACGGTCGTGAAATCCAGGCAATCGACACGCCAAAGTATGATGAAGATTCAGGCTTCTACCAGTTCAAACAATTGGACGGTAAAGAAACCCGCATCAACAAAGACCAGATTCGTACCGTTAAAGAGTTGTAA
- a CDS encoding transglycosylase SLT domain-containing protein, protein MRSRLFNFLSCLLLTTCAVQTAHAADLTQQRQLYDDAKRALAKGDSGPYFQNAAALRTYPLTPYLAYDELTARLKSASNPEIEQFLAEHGDLPQANWMKLRWLRWLAERGDWATFAKYYDPKLNFTELDCLNGQYQLNHNLKAEGYASAEKLWMVGKAQPAACDALFSQWAAEGQLTEQKRWQRVKLAAEARNYGLATTLANGLNTLGPQAKLMIDVAQKPDMLSQPSRFSPASEAMSDAVGLGLRRLARQDPEKAASLLDTYATNMHFSRDEKVAIAREIGLTFARRYDSRGLDIMTKYDPELRDNTVTEWRLRLLLRLARWEDAYQLTTKLPQDLATTSRWRYWQARSLELAEPKNPQSLVLFKKVANERDFYGFLAADRAQTPYQLNNKPLMLSPQLISKVRNTPGVQRALEFHDRGQIVDGRREWYYVSRLFSRDEMVAQAKLAYDLKWYFPAIRTMAQAQYWDDLDVRFPMAHRDTLVREAKVRGLHSSWVFAITRQESAFMDDARSGVGASGLMQLMPATAKETARKFSIPLASPQQVLNPDTNIQLGAAYLSQVHGQFNGNRVLASAAYNAGPGRVRQWLKGANHLGFDVWIESIPFDETRQYVQNVLSYSVIYGQKLNVPQPLVDWHERYFDDQ, encoded by the coding sequence ATGCGCAGTCGTCTTTTCAACTTTTTATCCTGCCTGCTTCTCACTACCTGTGCCGTGCAAACCGCCCACGCTGCAGACCTTACTCAACAACGCCAGCTATACGACGATGCCAAGCGCGCGCTGGCCAAGGGCGATTCCGGCCCTTACTTCCAAAATGCCGCTGCGCTGCGTACTTATCCGCTGACCCCTTACCTGGCCTATGACGAGCTGACCGCACGTCTGAAGTCCGCCAGCAACCCTGAAATCGAGCAGTTTCTGGCCGAGCACGGCGACCTGCCCCAGGCCAACTGGATGAAACTGCGCTGGTTGCGCTGGCTGGCCGAGCGTGGCGACTGGGCGACTTTTGCAAAGTATTACGACCCCAAGCTCAACTTCACCGAACTCGACTGCCTCAATGGCCAGTATCAGCTCAACCACAACCTCAAGGCCGAAGGCTATGCCAGCGCTGAAAAACTGTGGATGGTCGGCAAGGCTCAGCCCGCAGCGTGTGACGCGCTGTTCAGCCAGTGGGCCGCCGAAGGACAGTTGACCGAGCAAAAACGCTGGCAGCGGGTCAAGCTGGCGGCAGAAGCCCGCAACTATGGTCTGGCCACCACCCTGGCCAACGGCCTCAACACCTTGGGCCCACAAGCCAAGCTGATGATTGATGTGGCCCAGAAGCCCGACATGCTCAGCCAGCCATCACGCTTCTCACCGGCCAGCGAGGCCATGTCTGACGCCGTGGGCCTTGGCCTGCGCCGCCTGGCACGCCAGGACCCGGAAAAAGCCGCCTCCCTGCTCGACACCTATGCCACCAACATGCATTTTTCGCGTGACGAAAAAGTCGCCATTGCCCGGGAAATCGGCCTGACGTTCGCCCGTCGCTACGACAGTCGCGGCCTGGACATCATGACCAAATACGACCCGGAACTGCGGGACAACACGGTCACGGAGTGGCGCTTGCGCCTACTGTTGCGCCTGGCACGCTGGGAAGACGCCTACCAGCTGACCACAAAACTGCCCCAAGACCTGGCAACCACCAGCCGCTGGCGTTACTGGCAAGCCCGCAGCCTGGAGCTGGCCGAGCCGAAAAACCCGCAATCGCTGGTGCTGTTCAAGAAAGTCGCCAACGAACGGGACTTCTATGGCTTTCTGGCCGCCGACCGTGCCCAGACCCCATATCAACTCAATAACAAGCCGCTGATGCTCAGCCCGCAACTGATCAGCAAGGTGCGCAACACCCCTGGGGTGCAGCGCGCCCTGGAGTTCCATGATCGCGGACAGATCGTCGACGGACGACGGGAGTGGTACTACGTCAGCCGCTTGTTCAGCCGCGACGAAATGGTCGCTCAAGCCAAACTGGCCTACGACCTGAAATGGTATTTCCCGGCCATCCGCACCATGGCGCAAGCGCAGTATTGGGACGACCTGGATGTCCGCTTCCCGATGGCACACCGCGACACGCTGGTGCGCGAGGCCAAGGTTCGCGGATTGCATTCGAGCTGGGTATTCGCCATTACCCGCCAGGAAAGCGCGTTTATGGATGACGCCCGCTCAGGCGTTGGCGCTAGCGGCCTGATGCAGTTGATGCCGGCCACCGCCAAAGAAACCGCACGCAAATTCAGCATCCCACTGGCCTCACCGCAGCAAGTGCTGAACCCGGATACGAATATCCAGCTGGGTGCTGCCTACCTGAGTCAGGTACACGGCCAGTTCAACGGTAACCGAGTACTGGCTTCTGCAGCCTACAACGCAGGCCCCGGTCGTGTTCGCCAATGGCTTAAAGGTGCAAACCACCTGGGCTTTGACGTGTGGATCGAAAGCATCCCGTTCGACGAAACACGCCAGTACGTGCAGAACGTTCTGTCATATTCGGTGATCTACGGCCAAAAACTGAACGTACCGCAGCCGCTGGTGGACTGGCACGAACGTTATTTTGACGACCAGTAA
- a CDS encoding pseudouridine synthase, whose amino-acid sequence MSTQPFNAAEHQASTLYLPPGAWITVLDCLCEHFRAISREQWLDRIARGRVLDADGAPISAQLRYKEGLRIHYFREVPNEAPIPVQETILYADEHLVVADKPHFLPVTPAGEYVEQTLLRRLIRTLDNPHLVPLHRIDRHTAGLVLFSANPESRAAYQSLFPTRKIEKRYEAIARALPDLELPLVHKSRLVAGEPFFRMQEGPGASNTETRVEVCEKNADLWRYALYPVTGKKHQLRVHMAALGAGICNDPFYPDVIKDALDDYANPLKLLAHSLRFADPLTGQERYFESRIHLDW is encoded by the coding sequence ATGTCGACCCAGCCTTTCAACGCCGCCGAGCACCAAGCCAGCACTTTGTACCTGCCTCCCGGTGCCTGGATTACGGTGCTCGATTGCCTGTGCGAGCACTTTCGCGCCATCAGCCGCGAGCAATGGCTTGATCGCATCGCTCGTGGCCGGGTGCTGGACGCTGACGGCGCGCCGATCAGTGCGCAGTTGCGGTACAAGGAAGGCCTGCGCATTCACTATTTTCGCGAAGTGCCCAATGAGGCACCGATCCCGGTGCAGGAAACCATTCTCTATGCCGATGAACATTTGGTGGTGGCGGACAAACCGCATTTTCTGCCGGTGACACCGGCGGGTGAGTACGTTGAGCAAACCTTGCTCAGGCGCTTGATTCGCACGCTGGATAACCCGCATCTGGTCCCGCTGCATCGCATCGACCGGCATACGGCTGGCCTGGTGTTGTTCTCGGCCAATCCAGAGAGTCGTGCCGCGTATCAGTCGTTATTTCCTACACGTAAGATCGAAAAACGCTACGAAGCCATTGCACGAGCCTTACCTGACCTTGAGCTGCCGCTTGTGCACAAAAGCCGTCTGGTGGCAGGCGAGCCGTTTTTCCGCATGCAAGAAGGCCCCGGTGCCAGCAATACCGAAACCCGGGTCGAAGTGTGTGAGAAAAACGCTGATTTGTGGCGGTATGCGCTGTATCCGGTTACGGGCAAGAAGCACCAGCTACGGGTACACATGGCGGCTCTGGGGGCGGGTATCTGTAATGACCCGTTCTACCCCGACGTGATCAAGGATGCGCTTGATGACTATGCCAACCCGCTGAAGCTGCTGGCCCATAGCTTGCGCTTCGCTGACCCGTTGACGGGGCAGGAGCGCTACTTTGAAAGCCGGATACATCTGGACTGGTAA
- a CDS encoding MOSC domain-containing protein — MLRLSALYRFPLKSAKGESLSRAGLDKLGLVGDRRWMLVDEASGRFLTQRADPQMSQLSALWNATGGLTLSAQGFDPLDVKVPDAESNLRGVTIWRDTLRVPDAGDAAAHWLSRFVDKPVRLVHVPLERARTTEAGYGRDDDKVAFADGYPLLLIGQASLDDLSGKVGRELDMLRFRPNLVIEGSEAFAEDGWKRIRIGDTELRVVKSCSRCILTTVDPHTGVRDEQREPLATLMTYRKQAEGTMFGQNLVNEGEGVLEVGMPVTILE, encoded by the coding sequence ATGTTGCGTCTAAGTGCGCTTTATCGTTTTCCGCTGAAATCCGCCAAAGGTGAAAGCTTGTCCCGGGCCGGTCTGGACAAGCTGGGCCTGGTGGGTGATCGACGCTGGATGCTGGTGGATGAAGCGAGCGGCAGGTTCCTGACGCAGCGTGCGGACCCTCAAATGAGCCAGCTTTCAGCACTGTGGAACGCCACTGGCGGTTTGACCCTGAGCGCCCAGGGGTTTGACCCGCTGGACGTGAAGGTGCCGGATGCCGAGTCCAATCTGCGGGGTGTCACCATCTGGCGCGACACACTGCGCGTACCGGATGCGGGCGATGCCGCCGCTCATTGGTTGAGCCGTTTTGTCGACAAGCCGGTACGGCTGGTGCATGTTCCGCTGGAGCGTGCGCGTACCACTGAAGCGGGCTATGGCCGTGATGACGACAAAGTGGCGTTTGCCGATGGCTACCCGTTATTGCTGATTGGTCAGGCGTCGCTGGACGATCTGTCTGGCAAAGTCGGGCGTGAACTGGACATGCTGCGCTTTCGGCCAAACCTGGTGATTGAGGGCAGCGAGGCCTTTGCTGAAGATGGCTGGAAGCGCATCCGTATTGGTGATACCGAGTTGCGAGTGGTCAAGTCCTGCTCGCGTTGCATCCTGACCACAGTAGATCCGCACACCGGTGTGCGTGATGAACAGCGCGAGCCACTGGCCACCCTGATGACCTATCGCAAGCAAGCAGAAGGGACGATGTTCGGCCAGAACCTGGTGAACGAGGGTGAGGGTGTGCTGGAAGTGGGCATGCCGGTGACGATTCTGGAGTAA
- the mobA gene encoding molybdenum cofactor guanylyltransferase MobA, whose protein sequence is MSEFQCSILLLAGGRGQRMGGQDKGLIMWRGQPLIAHVQRVARPLSDDLIISCNRNRELYADYADQLVSDGNDDFAGPLAGILAGLAVARHSHLLVLPCDAPKVDRNLLCDLLNAAGQHPQQPLMVRHGEHWEPLFCVIPTALAGVFRQAWQTGERSPRKIMLQLNTRAWQCAENDPRLTNFNTPELLD, encoded by the coding sequence ATGAGCGAGTTCCAATGCTCCATCCTGTTGCTGGCAGGCGGGCGCGGCCAGCGCATGGGCGGGCAAGACAAAGGGTTGATCATGTGGCGGGGCCAGCCGCTGATCGCTCATGTCCAGCGCGTGGCGCGACCTCTGAGCGATGACTTGATCATTTCGTGCAATCGCAACCGCGAGCTATATGCGGACTATGCAGACCAACTGGTCAGTGATGGCAACGATGATTTCGCCGGGCCTTTGGCAGGTATCCTGGCCGGACTGGCTGTTGCCCGTCACTCGCACCTGCTGGTGTTGCCGTGCGATGCACCCAAGGTCGACCGCAACCTGCTCTGCGACCTGCTCAACGCCGCCGGCCAACACCCGCAGCAGCCGTTAATGGTGCGCCACGGCGAACACTGGGAGCCTTTGTTCTGCGTGATCCCGACGGCACTGGCAGGCGTTTTCAGGCAGGCATGGCAAACAGGTGAGCGCAGCCCGCGCAAAATCATGCTCCAGCTCAATACCCGGGCCTGGCAGTGCGCAGAGAATGACCCGCGACTGACTAATTTCAACACCCCTGAATTACTGGATTGA
- the yegS gene encoding lipid kinase YegS — protein MSAGKAFLILHGKQALNEDVRAAVEQRRAMGWELTVRLTWEAGDAQRLVREALEAGYSQIIAGGGDGTLRDICEALALADTEAGLVLLPLGTANDFARAAGVPLAPGQAMALLDVPARAIDLGEVGGQMFLNMATGGFGSQVTANTSEDLKKVLGGAAYLFTGLTRFSELHAAYAELQGPDFHWKGNLLALGIGNGRQAGGGQELCPQALVDDGLLDISILPAPQEVVGTLKELMAGGWSLDNLFVRARLPWVEIKAAEGLSMNLDGEPLEGDAMRFEVRKGALRVHLPENSPLLSSSRQSHPPRLLEG, from the coding sequence ATGAGTGCAGGTAAGGCATTTTTGATTTTGCACGGTAAGCAAGCGCTCAACGAAGACGTACGGGCTGCGGTGGAGCAACGGCGTGCCATGGGCTGGGAACTGACAGTACGCCTCACATGGGAGGCCGGGGATGCCCAGCGGCTTGTGCGCGAGGCTCTGGAGGCGGGCTATAGCCAGATCATTGCGGGCGGTGGCGATGGCACCTTGCGCGATATTTGCGAGGCTCTGGCGTTGGCCGATACCGAAGCCGGCCTGGTGCTGTTGCCGCTGGGCACGGCCAATGACTTTGCCCGGGCCGCCGGTGTCCCGCTGGCGCCCGGTCAAGCCATGGCCTTGCTGGACGTGCCTGCACGCGCCATTGATCTGGGGGAAGTGGGCGGGCAGATGTTCTTGAACATGGCCACGGGTGGTTTTGGCAGCCAGGTCACGGCCAATACATCGGAAGACTTGAAAAAGGTGCTGGGCGGTGCGGCCTATCTGTTTACCGGGCTTACGCGCTTCAGTGAGTTGCACGCCGCTTATGCAGAGCTGCAAGGGCCGGACTTTCACTGGAAGGGTAATTTGCTGGCGCTGGGGATTGGTAACGGTCGTCAGGCCGGTGGCGGGCAAGAGCTGTGCCCGCAGGCTCTGGTCGATGACGGTTTGCTGGACATCAGCATTTTGCCTGCGCCCCAGGAAGTGGTTGGCACCCTCAAAGAGTTGATGGCCGGTGGCTGGAGCCTGGATAACCTGTTTGTCCGGGCCCGTTTGCCGTGGGTTGAGATCAAGGCGGCCGAGGGCCTTTCAATGAATCTTGATGGCGAGCCACTGGAGGGTGATGCCATGCGCTTCGAAGTTCGCAAGGGCGCGTTGCGGGTCCATTTGCCAGAAAACTCTCCACTGCTCAGCTCTTCGAGGCAAAGCCATCCGCCCCGACTCCTGGAAGGATGA
- a CDS encoding glutaredoxin family protein, with product MPPECQLFGTLGCHLCELAEAELMPLVEHGLLVELVDIAESEAMFEAYGLRIPVLRRIDSGEELNWPFDAAQVVNFLQ from the coding sequence ATGCCTCCCGAATGTCAATTGTTCGGCACCCTGGGCTGCCACTTGTGTGAATTGGCCGAGGCAGAGTTAATGCCTTTGGTCGAGCATGGACTGCTGGTCGAGCTGGTCGATATTGCTGAAAGTGAGGCGATGTTCGAGGCCTACGGTTTACGCATTCCGGTGCTGCGTCGTATCGATAGCGGCGAAGAGTTGAACTGGCCATTCGATGCGGCCCAAGTGGTAAATTTTCTCCAATAG
- the moaB gene encoding molybdenum cofactor biosynthesis protein B, with protein MKAKVDAPFVPLNIAVLTVSDTRTLETDTSGQVFVDRLSEAGHQLAARVLLKDDLYKIRAQVATWIADDSVQVVLITGGTGFTARDSTPEAVSCLLDKQVDGFGELFRQISVADIGTSTVQSRALAGLANGTLVCCLPGSTNAVRTGWDGILAEQLDARHRPCNFVAHLKQAPACETRG; from the coding sequence ATGAAAGCCAAGGTTGATGCACCTTTCGTACCTCTGAACATCGCTGTTCTGACTGTCAGTGATACCCGTACTCTCGAAACCGATACTTCGGGGCAGGTCTTTGTCGACCGCCTGAGCGAAGCCGGGCATCAACTGGCAGCACGGGTGCTGCTCAAGGATGACCTGTATAAAATCCGTGCCCAGGTCGCGACCTGGATTGCCGACGACAGCGTGCAAGTGGTGCTGATTACCGGGGGCACCGGTTTTACTGCCCGTGACAGCACGCCAGAAGCGGTGAGCTGTCTGCTGGACAAACAGGTCGATGGCTTTGGTGAGTTGTTCCGTCAGATCTCGGTAGCCGATATCGGCACCTCGACCGTGCAGTCGCGGGCCCTGGCCGGGCTGGCCAACGGCACGCTGGTGTGTTGCCTGCCGGGCTCGACCAACGCAGTGCGCACCGGTTGGGACGGGATTCTGGCCGAGCAGCTGGACGCACGTCACCGCCCTTGTAACTTCGTTGCCCATTTAAAGCAGGCACCGGCCTGTGAAACCCGTGGATAA
- a CDS encoding chemotaxis protein CheV: MAGILDTVDQRTQLVGENRLELLMFRLAGRQLFAINVFKVQEVLQLPKLTLMPHRHRHVCGVVNLRGKTLPVIDLSQAIGMRPVVPGPDSTIIVTEYNRSIQAFLVGSVDRIVNMNWEAILPPPGSAGRQHYLTAISKVDEQLVEIIDVEKVLAEIVPYSAKVSREKLEDPLLELARGREVLLVDDSSVAVSQLRETLSQLGVKMHVASDGLKALNMLKAWADTGQVMTDKLLMIFTDAEMPEMDGYRLTTEIRNDPRLRSLYVVLHTSLSGSFNESMVKKVGCDNFLSKFQPDKLVDVVRQRLMLDQVPA, encoded by the coding sequence ATGGCCGGCATTCTCGACACGGTAGATCAGCGAACCCAGCTAGTGGGTGAAAACCGGCTAGAACTTCTCATGTTTCGTCTGGCGGGTCGGCAACTGTTCGCGATCAACGTGTTCAAGGTGCAAGAAGTCCTGCAACTGCCCAAGCTGACCCTGATGCCGCACCGTCACCGTCACGTATGCGGAGTGGTTAACCTGCGAGGCAAAACCCTGCCGGTGATCGATCTGTCACAGGCGATTGGCATGCGGCCCGTTGTGCCGGGGCCCGACAGTACGATTATCGTCACCGAGTACAACCGTTCGATCCAGGCGTTTCTGGTGGGCAGCGTGGATCGCATCGTCAACATGAACTGGGAGGCTATTTTGCCGCCGCCGGGCAGTGCCGGGCGCCAGCATTACCTGACCGCGATCAGTAAAGTCGATGAACAGCTGGTCGAGATCATCGACGTGGAAAAAGTCCTGGCCGAAATCGTGCCGTACAGCGCCAAAGTCTCGCGCGAAAAGCTTGAGGATCCGCTGCTCGAACTGGCCCGTGGCCGTGAAGTACTGCTGGTGGACGACTCGAGCGTGGCGGTGTCCCAGTTGCGTGAAACGCTGTCGCAGCTGGGGGTCAAAATGCATGTGGCCAGTGACGGTCTCAAGGCCCTGAATATGCTCAAGGCATGGGCGGACACAGGCCAGGTCATGACAGACAAGTTACTGATGATTTTTACCGATGCCGAAATGCCGGAAATGGACGGTTATCGCCTGACCACTGAGATTCGTAACGACCCGCGCTTGCGCAGCCTTTACGTGGTGCTGCATACCTCGTTGTCGGGCAGCTTCAACGAGTCGATGGTGAAGAAGGTCGGCTGCGACAATTTCCTTTCCAAATTTCAGCCGGACAAGCTGGTGGACGTCGTTCGCCAGCGTTTGATGCTGGATCAAGTGCCGGCTTAA